The following proteins are co-located in the Spinactinospora alkalitolerans genome:
- the gabT gene encoding 4-aminobutyrate--2-oxoglutarate transaminase: MASTADGTGTEIAQERRIVTEIPGPKSRALQERRLKAVAQGVGSNLPVYVERAGGGIVEDIDGNALIDFGAGIAVTNVGNADPRVVERAQEQLARFTHTCFMVNPYESYVEVCEALNRVTPGDHEKRSILLNSGAEAVENAVKIARSATGRQSVVVFDHAYHGRTNLTMALTAKNMPYKHGFGPFAGEVYRMPMAYPFRWATGADNCGPEAARQVIDQITKQVGPENVAAVLIEPIQGEGGFIEPGPGFLPAVVEFCRANGIVFIADEVQTGFARTGDMFACEHEGIVPDLITTAKGIAGGLPLAAVTGRAELMDAVHGGGLGGTYGGNPAACAAALASLEAIESGGLVERARAVGETMLGRLHALAAKHDIIGDVRGRGAMVAIELVKGAGDTTPNPEALARVVAHCHSQGLVLLTAGTYGNVIRMLPPLVIGDDLLDEGLSVIEEAFARL, from the coding sequence ATGGCCAGCACCGCCGACGGAACCGGCACCGAGATCGCTCAGGAGCGCCGGATCGTCACCGAGATCCCCGGCCCGAAGTCGCGCGCGCTGCAGGAGCGCCGCCTCAAGGCCGTCGCCCAGGGCGTGGGCAGCAACCTGCCGGTCTACGTCGAGCGCGCAGGCGGCGGCATCGTCGAGGACATCGACGGCAACGCCCTCATCGACTTCGGCGCCGGCATCGCGGTGACCAACGTCGGCAACGCCGACCCGCGCGTGGTGGAGAGGGCCCAGGAGCAGTTGGCGCGGTTCACCCACACCTGCTTCATGGTCAACCCCTACGAGTCCTACGTCGAGGTCTGCGAGGCGCTCAACCGCGTCACGCCGGGCGACCACGAGAAGCGCTCCATCCTCCTCAACTCCGGCGCGGAGGCGGTGGAGAACGCGGTCAAGATCGCCCGCAGCGCGACCGGCCGCCAGTCCGTCGTCGTCTTCGACCACGCCTATCACGGCCGCACCAACCTCACCATGGCGCTGACCGCCAAGAACATGCCCTACAAGCACGGATTCGGGCCGTTCGCCGGCGAGGTCTACCGGATGCCGATGGCCTACCCGTTCCGCTGGGCGACCGGCGCCGACAACTGCGGCCCCGAGGCCGCGCGCCAGGTCATCGACCAGATCACCAAGCAGGTCGGCCCGGAGAACGTGGCCGCGGTGCTGATCGAGCCGATCCAGGGCGAGGGCGGCTTCATCGAGCCGGGCCCGGGCTTCCTGCCCGCCGTCGTGGAGTTCTGCCGCGCCAACGGCATCGTCTTCATCGCCGACGAGGTGCAGACCGGCTTCGCCCGCACCGGCGACATGTTCGCCTGCGAGCACGAGGGCATCGTCCCCGACCTGATCACCACCGCCAAGGGCATCGCCGGCGGTCTGCCGCTGGCCGCGGTCACCGGCCGCGCCGAGCTGATGGACGCCGTGCACGGCGGCGGCCTGGGCGGCACCTACGGCGGCAACCCGGCCGCATGCGCCGCGGCACTGGCCTCGCTGGAGGCCATCGAGTCCGGCGGGCTCGTCGAGCGCGCCCGCGCCGTCGGCGAGACGATGCTGGGCCGGCTGCACGCGCTGGCCGCCAAGCACGACATCATCGGCGACGTCCGCGGCCGCGGCGCCATGGTCGCCATCGAGCTGGTCAAGGGCGCCGGCGACACGACCCCCAACCCCGAGGCGCTGGCCCGCGTCGTCGCGCACTGCCACTCCCAGGGCCTCGTCCTGCTGACCGCCGGCACCTACGGCAACGTGATC
- a CDS encoding PucR family transcriptional regulator yields MPPTLGAILRTPRLRLRLLTGWDALDRRVRWVAVSELTDPTPYLEGGELVLTTGVRWQDGAEAAHDYVRRLVARDVAGLGFGSGVSHDEVPADLVDAAAELGLPLIEVPGPTPFIAIGKEVSRLLAKAEYEGLTRAFAAQRQLTQASLHGAEAVVDRLGGELGGWVLLLAPDGALRHAFPAGAGPRAAALTEEVRRLRGSRHRASASVSSAGESVALQPLGVGGRVCGFLAVGGGRRLGPDERTLVNAAISLLSLELERSVPARGEGVRGGLLEALLAGAVALDSPSVARLLAALPPEPVVLAAAEGGGAAAVPGDPAVDGFLTAELDGRPVVLGSASADPGAALAGITGGPVGAADPAGYADLPTARAQAERALDAARRDGAALVRHRDLPGGFLGLVDTPSGARLAGELLAPLLAHRSAEDLVASLRGYLAAAGRWDAAAESLGIHRHTLRYRITRIRELLPGDLDDPDYRAELWLALRTLQKD; encoded by the coding sequence GTGCCGCCCACCCTCGGCGCGATCCTGCGCACCCCCCGCCTCCGGTTGCGGCTGCTCACCGGCTGGGACGCGCTCGACCGCCGGGTGCGCTGGGTCGCCGTCAGCGAACTCACCGATCCGACGCCCTACCTGGAGGGCGGGGAGCTGGTGCTGACCACCGGCGTCCGGTGGCAGGACGGGGCCGAGGCCGCGCACGACTACGTGCGCCGCCTCGTCGCCCGCGACGTCGCCGGCCTCGGGTTCGGCAGCGGCGTCAGCCATGACGAGGTGCCGGCCGACCTGGTCGACGCGGCGGCCGAACTGGGCCTGCCGCTGATCGAGGTGCCGGGTCCCACCCCGTTCATCGCCATCGGCAAGGAGGTCTCGCGCCTGCTGGCCAAGGCGGAGTACGAGGGGCTGACCAGGGCCTTCGCCGCGCAGCGGCAGCTCACCCAGGCCTCGCTGCACGGCGCCGAGGCCGTGGTCGACCGGCTCGGCGGCGAGCTCGGCGGCTGGGTCCTGCTTCTGGCGCCCGACGGAGCCCTGCGCCACGCGTTCCCCGCCGGGGCCGGACCCAGGGCCGCGGCGCTGACGGAGGAGGTGCGGCGGCTGCGCGGCTCCCGGCACCGGGCGAGCGCGTCGGTGTCGAGCGCGGGGGAGAGCGTCGCGCTGCAGCCGCTGGGCGTGGGCGGCCGGGTCTGCGGCTTCCTCGCCGTCGGGGGCGGCCGCCGCCTGGGGCCCGACGAGCGGACCCTGGTCAACGCGGCGATCTCGCTGCTGTCGCTGGAACTGGAGCGCTCGGTCCCGGCGCGCGGCGAGGGCGTGCGGGGCGGCCTGCTGGAGGCGCTGCTGGCCGGCGCGGTCGCACTGGACTCGCCGTCCGTTGCGCGGCTGCTCGCCGCGCTGCCGCCGGAGCCCGTGGTGCTGGCTGCGGCCGAGGGCGGCGGAGCGGCCGCGGTGCCGGGCGACCCCGCGGTGGACGGCTTCCTCACCGCCGAACTGGACGGCCGCCCGGTGGTCCTGGGCAGTGCGAGCGCCGACCCCGGTGCGGCCCTGGCCGGGATCACCGGGGGACCGGTGGGCGCCGCCGACCCGGCCGGCTACGCCGATCTGCCGACGGCCCGCGCTCAAGCCGAGCGCGCCCTCGACGCCGCGCGCCGCGACGGCGCGGCGCTCGTCCGGCACCGCGATCTGCCCGGCGGCTTCCTCGGCCTGGTCGACACTCCGTCGGGCGCCCGGCTCGCAGGGGAACTGCTCGCGCCGCTGCTCGCACACCGCTCGGCCGAGGACCTCGTGGCGTCCCTGCGCGGCTACCTCGCCGCGGCCGGGCGCTGGGACGCCGCGGCCGAGTCGCTCGGGATCCACCGGCACACCCTGCGCTACCGGATCACCCGGATCCGCGAGCTGCTGCCCGGCGACCTCGACGACCCCGACTACCGCGCCGAGCTGTGGCTGGCGCTGCGGACGCTGCAGAAGGACTGA